The following proteins are co-located in the Festucalex cinctus isolate MCC-2025b chromosome 15, RoL_Fcin_1.0, whole genome shotgun sequence genome:
- the LOC144002735 gene encoding uncharacterized protein LOC144002735: MPRGKGYHRSEAAKRRMTERLRLGDVQQPFHATCARGGTGGRHKVQEWPISCVTGRSHKLVIPSECSNKKFVLLIGDSHLRSIADGFVEMPKDFFSFGVMSTPGACATELTTEVQHAVVPRTPDVVCLLAPSNNLTSSRTPDEAGADFCRLLGNVCGRWPNKVFVLDFPPRLTVDVTQQDYLRQEFHRVSARMGVKYMSTAAFFPLKNLKLWSKDGVHLSDDHGMSILVQLMCDGVHQQLDLQTPKLEIQVASRPPAVKTIPKIVVKGETLVLRRLNPFEWIVVGPGRKRTQAGLEQSCDGVPKKRKIQPNVVLKECFIPLTPVWFSSEMLGAMDKIKPSDLSSPVKAAPRDKKKSNVRYQQRVVFKRTKSQALQRMVVDASLCSSSVVEEVVTTIA; encoded by the exons ATGCCTCGGGGGAAAGGCTATCATCGTTCGGAGGCAGCCAAGAGGAGGATGACTGAACGTCTTCGACTTGGTGATGTTCAGCAACCATTTCATGCAACTTGCGCAC GTGGTGGTACTGGTGGCCGTCACAAAGTGCAAGAATGGCCAATTTCTTGCGTTACTGGTCGAAGCCACAAGTTGGTCATACCCTCTGAGTGTTCAAACAAGAAG TTTGTCTTGCTCATTGGAGACTCGCACCTACGGAGCATCGCAGATGGTTTTGTGGAGATgccaaaggattttttttcctttggcgtcatgtCGACACCCGGAGCTTGTGCAACCGAGTTGACTACTGAGGTGCAGCATGCTGTTGTGCCTAGAACTCCAGACGTGGTTTGTCTTTTGGCTCCTAGCAATAACCTGACATCCAGCCGCACCCCTGACGAGGCAGGAGCAGATTTCTGCAGACTCCTTGGTAATGTCTGTGGTCGCTGGCCTAATAAG GTGTTTGTCTTGGACTTTCCTCCACGTCTAACCGTGGATGTGACTCAGCAGGATTACTTGCGTCAGGAGTTTCATCGTGTGTCAGCACGTATGG GGGTCAAGTACATGTCTACTGCAGCGTTCTTCCCTTTGAAGAACTTGAAGCTGTGGAGTAAAGATGGT GTGCACTTGAGTGATGATCATGGGATGAGTATTCTTGTGCAGTTGATGTGTGATGGTGTTCATCAG caACTTGACCTCCAAACACCTAAGTTGGAGATACAAGTAGCATCGAGGCCACCAGCGGTTAAAACTATTCCAAAAATTGTGGTTAAGGGTGAGACTTTGGTTCTTCGTCGATTGAACCCATTTGAGTGGATTGTTGTTGGACCAGGCAGGAAG AGGACGCAAGCAGGACTTGAACAATCCTGTGATGGGGTTCCCAAAAAGAGGAAAATTCAGCCTAAC GTTGTGCTAAAGGAATGTTTTATTCCTCTAACCCCAGTTTGGTTCAGCAGTGAAATGTTGGGTGCGATGGATAAGATAAAACCATCAGATCTGTCCAGCCCTGTGAAGGCTGCTCCAAGAGACAAAAAG AAATCAAATGTGAGATATCAACAGAGAGTTGTTTTCAAAAGGACAAAGTCAcag gcaTTACAAAGGATGGTGGTGGATGCCAGTCTTTGTTCTTCCAGTGTTGTGGAAGAggttgtaacaactattgcctag